Within Flagellimonas maritima, the genomic segment GACCGCTTAAACTATACGGGGAAAACGCCATGTTTATGCTGCCAATATGCGCCGTAATCCATTTATAGGATGGACTAAGGCTAAGCCTATTGAAATTAAACGGATTGGGAACATTGAATTCTTGATTGGAGTAAACAAAGGACAAGGGCACATTGTATGCATCTGCAATATTCAGGTTGAGATTGCCAGAAAGTACGTAGGTCAAATCTTGTCGATTGGCAGTGCCGTTATAGAAGACCGTATTCGCCGATATTCCCCCCGAATAATGGAAAAGTCCATTTTTTCCAATTTTATCGATTGCAATTTGTTGTGAAAAACAGAGTCCGGAGCAGAAAAGAAATAGTGGTAAAAGTCTGTACAATTTGGTCGGATATATAACCAATAATACAATTTAGGAAGGGTAGAAAAGTCCTGACTTGATGTAACCTATAAATGGCTTAACGGTTGCTGGATTTCAATTGATAGATTTTATACGACAAATCAAATCCATACTTTAGAGCATCTTTAAATCAATCAATTCAAATACGGATTTATCAATATAATACTTAAAAGCATAAACATTGATATTTGCAATGAATTTAAGGCGGTATAATCTTAAGAAATTTTAGTAATATTTATAATAGAGCAAAAAAAAAGAGCTATGCATGCATAGCTCTTAAGAATTTATAAGTTATTAATTGACCTTTTATTTATTTTCGGCAACTACCTCAAATGCGAAATCAACAATAACCTCTCTGTGCAGTCTAATTTCAGCTTCGTAAGGTCCAACTCTCTTAATCGAGCCTCCTTTAATGCTTACAAATTTTCTATCGATTTCATGACCTGCTTTATCCAAAGCGGCTGTTAAATCAATATTGGTGACAGAACCAAATAATTTATCACCTGCACCTACCTTTGCCGGAATTCTGATTTCCAATTGCTTTAAAGATTCTGCCGTTTTATTGGCCTTATCGATTACTTCCTTTTCCTTGTGGGCCCTTTGTTTCAAATTTTCGGCCAAAACCTTTTTTGCAGAAGGAGTAGCCAACGCTGCCATTCCTTTTGGAATAAGGTAATTTCTACCGTAACCATTTTTGACTGTTACGACATCATCCTTAAAGCCCAAATCCTGTATATCTTCTTTTAGAATAAGTTCCATTCTTCAGTTTTTTTATTTCAACATATCGCCAACATAGGGCATTAAGGCCAAATGACGTGCACGTTTAACGGCTTGGGCCACTTTTCTTTGATATTTTAAGGAAGTACCTGTTAACCTTCTTGGTAACAATTTCCCTTGTTCATTTACCAATTTCATCAAAAAATCAGGGTCTTTATAGTCTATGTATTTGATACCCGACTTTTTAAACCTACAGTATTTTTTTTGCTTGTTGGTTTCAATGTTCAATGGGGTCAAATATCTGATTTCCCCATCTTTCTTTGATTTTGCTTGTTGTTCTATAGATGCCATAACCTATGCCTTTGCTTTTAATTTGGTTCTTCTTCTCTCTGCCCAAGAAATAGCGTGTTTATCCAATTTAACGGTTAGAAAACGCATGATGCGCTCATCACGTCTAAATTCCAACTCGTAAGGAGAGATTACTTCACCTGGAACGGTGAATTCAAATAAGTGGTAAAATCCACTTTTTTTGTGCTGAATGGGATAGGCTAATTTTTTAAGTCCCCAGTTTTCTTTGGAGACCATTTTGCCACCATTCTTAATTAAGAAATCCTCAAATTTCTTAACTGTTTCCTCTATCTGTGTTTCAGACAGAACGGGATTCAAAATGAAAACAGTTTCGTAATGGTTCATATATTATATTTTAAAAGGAGCGCAAAATTAGTGATAATTACTTCTTCACACAAGAAAAGTAAAAAATCTTCGTTTAAAATTAATGAGTTATCAATATGAACGAACCAATTAAATACATATAACGTATATGGCAATATACACAACAAAATAGACCATGTTTACATCTTTTGTTGCAGCTAAACGCCTTTTTTGTGTAATTTGCCGATGATTTAAAACCCTACAAATCACCCCATTCTATGAAATTAAAAAGTATAATTGTAGACGACTCCTCAATGCAGCGCATGGCTGTTGCCAAATTAGTCAACAATCACCCACACCTTGCACTCGTTGCCGAATACAGCAATGCCATTGAAGCAAAAAACGGACTTAAGAACCATGATATTGATTTAATCTTTTTGGATGTTGAAATGCCAATAATCAGTGGTTTTGACCTTTTGGAGGCTCTAGAAAACCCGCCCCAGGTAATTTTAATAACAGGAAAGCCCGATTATGCATTAAAAGCTTTTGATTATGATGTAACGGACTACCTGCACAAGCCCATTACTTTGGCACGTTTTGAATCTTCTGTTAAAAGAGCAGTTGCAAAATATGAGCAAATGAACAGGGTTGATGAGGACGAAGAACACATTTTTGTAAAAAGTAACCTTAAAAAACGTAAAGTTATTTTAAATGATATTAAGTGGATCGAAGCACTCGGCGATTACATTAAATTGGTGACCGACGAAGCGAACATTGTGATTCTTTCTACCATGAAATCCTTTGAGCAGCAACTACCTGCAGAAAAATTTCTTAGAATACATAAATCCTACATTGTGAATCTGGAGAAAATTGAAAAATTCAACAGTAAAAATGTTGAAGTTGGAGGTAGGCAGATTCCTTTAAGTAGAAATAAAAAGACAGAATTGGCAGAGGCACTTGCCAATGTATAATTATATGTGGTCCACATTGTAGACCAGTCTTACACTCTTATACTTGGAAATAGCATTAAAGGATTTTTCAATTCTTTTAATGCTATTTTTTGTTTGTACGGGCGATTGGGTTTTTGGGAACTTAATTAGGATATTTTTTAAATATTCGCGCCTTATTCTAGAAACGGGCGGATATTCAGGCCCAAGAATTTGATAACCCAATACATTTCTCAAGGAGCTGGCAAACCACTGTGCAGCCTCATTTAGTTTATTATAATCCTTGTCCTTTA encodes:
- the rplI gene encoding 50S ribosomal protein L9, which translates into the protein MELILKEDIQDLGFKDDVVTVKNGYGRNYLIPKGMAALATPSAKKVLAENLKQRAHKEKEVIDKANKTAESLKQLEIRIPAKVGAGDKLFGSVTNIDLTAALDKAGHEIDRKFVSIKGGSIKRVGPYEAEIRLHREVIVDFAFEVVAENK
- the rpsR gene encoding 30S ribosomal protein S18, producing MASIEQQAKSKKDGEIRYLTPLNIETNKQKKYCRFKKSGIKYIDYKDPDFLMKLVNEQGKLLPRRLTGTSLKYQRKVAQAVKRARHLALMPYVGDMLK
- the rpsF gene encoding 30S ribosomal protein S6, translated to MNHYETVFILNPVLSETQIEETVKKFEDFLIKNGGKMVSKENWGLKKLAYPIQHKKSGFYHLFEFTVPGEVISPYELEFRRDERIMRFLTVKLDKHAISWAERRRTKLKAKA
- a CDS encoding LytR/AlgR family response regulator transcription factor, which gives rise to MKLKSIIVDDSSMQRMAVAKLVNNHPHLALVAEYSNAIEAKNGLKNHDIDLIFLDVEMPIISGFDLLEALENPPQVILITGKPDYALKAFDYDVTDYLHKPITLARFESSVKRAVAKYEQMNRVDEDEEHIFVKSNLKKRKVILNDIKWIEALGDYIKLVTDEANIVILSTMKSFEQQLPAEKFLRIHKSYIVNLEKIEKFNSKNVEVGGRQIPLSRNKKTELAEALANV